The genomic window GTCACCATCGGCTCCTACGACGGCGTCCACCGGGGCCACCAGCTGATCATCGGGCGTGCCGTGGAGCGGGCGCGTGAGCTCGGGGTGCAGTCGGTCGTCGTCACCTTCGACCCGCACCCCAGCGAGGTCGTCCGCCCCGGCAGCCACCCGCCGCTGCTCGCCCCGCACCACCGGCGCGCGGAGCTGATGGCGGAGCTCGGCGTCGACGCGGTGCTGATCCTCCCCTTCACGTCGGAGTTCTCGAAGCTGTCGCCCGCGGACTTCATCGTGAAGGTCCTCGTCGACAAGCTGCACGCGCGCGCCGTGATCGAGGGCCCGAACTTCCGCTTCGGCCACAGGGCGGCGGGGAACGTGGACTTCCTCGCCGAGATCGGGCGCACGTACGACTACGAGGTCGAGGTCGTCGACCTGTACGTGCGGGGTGAAGCGGGTGGCGGCGAGCCCTTCTCGTCGACGCTGACGCGGCGGCTGATCGCCGAGGGCGACGTCGAGGGCGCCGCCGAGATCCTCGGCCGCCCGCACCGTGTCGAGGGCGTGGTCGTGCGCGGTGCCCAGCGCGGTCGCGAGCTGGGCTATCCGACGGCGAACGTCGAGACGCTCCCGCACACGGCGATCCCCGCGGACGGGGTGTACGCGGGCTGGCTCACCGCCGACGGCGAGCGCATGCCGGCCGCGATCTCCGTCGGCACGAACCCGCAGTTCGACGGCACCGAGCGCACGGTCGAGGCGTACGCGATCGACCGCGTCGGGCTCGATCTGTACGGGCTGCACGTGGCCGTGGACTTCCTCGCGTATGTGCGGGGCATGGAGAAGTTCGAGTCGATCGAGGCGCTGCTGGACGCGATCGCGGCGGACGTGAAGCGGGCGCGGGAACTGACCGCCGCGTACGACGCGTAGCGCCTCCGGCGGGGGATGAGGCTGCGGGGCTCGGCCCCGCGGCCCTGGTTGCCCCGTGCCGGGGCGGGCGTGTTCGGCTGCCGCCGGTGGGTGGTGGGGCGTGGCCCCTCCGGGCTCGACCACTCGCGGGGCCGGCGCTCCACGGCCCCGCCCCGGGCATCGTTTCCGATTTTCCGGGTGCGGGCGGGTGGTCGGCCGTTGCCCGTGGTGGGTCCCGGGGGACGTCAGGGCGTCGAGGCCCAGTGGCAGGCCACCGCCGCCGGGCCCGCGCCCGGGAGGACCGGGAGGTCCTCGCCGCGGCAGCGGGCCGCGATGCCCGCCGTCTCCGCCTCCCCCGACGCGAGGACCTGGCAGCGGGCGTGGAAGCGGCACCCCGAAGGGATCCGGGCAGGGTCCGGGGGCTCCCCGGCGAGGACCACCGGGAGATCGGCCGACTCCGGCAGTACGGACAGCAGCGCCCGCGTGTACGGGTGCCGCGG from Streptomyces formicae includes these protein-coding regions:
- a CDS encoding bifunctional riboflavin kinase/FAD synthetase encodes the protein MQRWRGLEDIPQDWGRSVVTIGSYDGVHRGHQLIIGRAVERARELGVQSVVVTFDPHPSEVVRPGSHPPLLAPHHRRAELMAELGVDAVLILPFTSEFSKLSPADFIVKVLVDKLHARAVIEGPNFRFGHRAAGNVDFLAEIGRTYDYEVEVVDLYVRGEAGGGEPFSSTLTRRLIAEGDVEGAAEILGRPHRVEGVVVRGAQRGRELGYPTANVETLPHTAIPADGVYAGWLTADGERMPAAISVGTNPQFDGTERTVEAYAIDRVGLDLYGLHVAVDFLAYVRGMEKFESIEALLDAIAADVKRARELTAAYDA